From Rattus rattus isolate New Zealand chromosome 17, Rrattus_CSIRO_v1, whole genome shotgun sequence, the proteins below share one genomic window:
- the LOC116886224 gene encoding histidine triad nucleotide-binding protein 1 encodes MADEIAKAQVAQPGGDTIFGKIIRKEIPAKIIFEDDRCLAFHDISPQAPTHFLVIPKKHISQISVADDDDESLLGHLMIVGKKCAADLGLKRGYRMVVNEGADGGQSVYHIHLHVLGGRQMNWPPG; translated from the coding sequence ATGGCTGACGAGATTGCCAAGGCTCAAGTGGCCCAGCCCGGTGGCGACACGATCTTCGGCAAGATCATCCGCAAAGAAATCCCGGCCAAGATCATTTTCGAGGACGATCGGTGTCTTGCTTTTCATGACATTTCCCCTCAAGCACCAACACACTTTCTGGTGATACCCAAGAAGCACATATCCCAGATTTCTGtggcagatgatgatgatgaaagtcTTCTAGGACATTTAATGATTGTTGGCAAGAAATGTGCTGCAGATCTGGGCCTGAAGCGCGGGTATCGGATGGTGGTGAATGAAGGTGCAGACGGGGGGCAGTCTGTCTATCATATTCACCTCCATGTCCTTGGAGGTCGGCAGATGAACTGGCCTCCTGGTTAA